CTCCTGAGCCGTCCGGCTCGATAGCGGCGTTGCAGTCATTGTGATCAGTTCGCCGCCGCGGTTTATCACCAGTTCCACCGGTTGATCGAGATTTTCGCGAATGATTTCGATCGCGGGTTGGATGTCGGTCACATCCACACCGTTGATCGAAACGAGGATATCGCCCGGCTGAATATCCGCCTGTTGGGCGGGAGAATTCTCCGCCACCGTGTCGATCTTCACGCTTCCCGGCATAGGAATGCCCTCGGAAGCGATCAAGATGGTAAAGACGATCACCGCCGTTATCAAATTCATCAGAGGACCTGCGATAAGCACCATCAAACGTTTCCATGGGCTCGCGGCGCCGTAACCGCCCGGAACATTCGGGTCGTTTTCGCCTTTTGGGCGCACAAATCCGCCCAGGGGCAGGGCATGAACCGTAAATTCCGTCCCCTGCCACCTGAAAAGAGTGGCAAGTTTATAAGACGGCAGGCCGAAGCCAAACTCCTCCACTTCGATCTTTGCCCAGCGTGCGGCGATGAAATGCCCCAGTTCGTGAACGAAGATCATCCCGCCGAGCGCCAGAAAAAAGATGACCAGCGTCAAAATTCCAAATTCCATTTTTTGTGATTCCTTTCACGCGATAAGACGCGGTAATTCGATTATATCTTGCATGCGTTAATCTTTTCTAAGACGGATTCCCCCGCCTCTTTCCCCGCCCGGGCTTGATTCGGTTTTCTGCAGGCTTTTCTTCGTGAAAGCAGACTACACTATCTTCGCCGCTCCGCCAACGCCTGCAACCAAAACATCCTTCACGCCCGGAATTTCCCGCAGACGTTTCTCCACCTCGGTTTTGTATTCCCCCAAACACAGAACGTGAACATTCGCTCCCGCATCCACCGTGTAGCCCACCGGGAGTCCGCCCGCGCGCCATTCACGCACTTGATGGAAAATTTCCACTGTAGCGGATTGCCAGTACATCAACGGCGGGTTCGAAGTCATCATCACCGAATGCATCATATCCGAGTCGTGTTCGATAATGTTCGCAAAGGCTTCAAAGTCACTTTTCAAAATAGCGTTTCGGCAAATTTCCAACCGACGCGGCGCGTCTGCCACCCGCGCATTCTGCAGAGGACTCGTCCCTGCAATGGCATGACCTTCGGTCGAGCCCGTCTTTTTATGCACCGAGCTCACGATGGCAACACAATCGACCAGGTTCCAATGATCTGGCGGGGCAATGGAATAAGCAAAAGAATTTTCATCTCCCTCACCCATCTGCCATTCGACAAATCCGCCGGGGATGGAGCGTGAAGCCGAGCCCGATCCGCGCCGGGCAAGGACGGAGAGTTCGCGTTCGCTCAAGTCCAGTCCCGCCGCCTTGCTTCCCGCCAATGCCAACGCCGCAAACGCCGCGGCGGAAGAGGCAATTCCCGCGCCTGAGGGAAAATTATTCTCGCTCATCACCTCCGCGTTCATCTTTATCCCGGCTTTTTCCCGCACGAGATCGAGAATGTACGAAACACGCTCCAAGCCTTTCCCCACCACTTCGCGTCCGTTGATGATCAATTCATCGAACGGCAGAGACGGCTGAAAACTGACCGTGGTGCGCGAGAACAATCCATCCAGGTTCATGGAAATGGATCCGTTGACGGGAAGACGGAGTTCGTTGTCACGATTTCCCCAGTATTTAATGAAGGCGATATTTGCATTGGCAATCGCTGTTGTTGTTCCTCTGAATCTATCGGATCGATCAGACATTTTAGATATAAAACCTTCTGCCCATTTTCAAAGGCGACCTTTCCACGTATATCAAGAAGTTCAATGATTTGCCTTTTCGTATTGAAGTCAACACGATCTAAGCCTTTCCTGATTTTAGCGCAAAATGCTTCAATGTAGTTCAACTGGTCATCCGTCATTGTAACGTGCCGTACATGAGACATTAGGTCATTCTTTTCTTTGCCTAAGTTAAAAAGCAGTTCTTCAAGTCGGGATTTTCTTTCCGTCAATACTTCTTTAGGAAAATTCCCGTCGAGATATAGATCGAGAAGCTTATCTAACTGACTTTGATATTGCGACATTTGCTCTTCGAGAATGCCAAGGCGATTAAATAGAGACTGATTTTCCTGTTCTAACTCCTTTTGAACGTCATCCAGTCCTACCCGCAAGTTCTCGGGGCTTTCGATTATCATTTTCGCCCATTCCCAAACCACGGCATCAACCCAATCTCCGCGTATACTAGGCATGTCACATAGGCTTACAACCTGTCTTCTGCCATTACAAAGGTAGTATTGGTGCTTTTGGCGTACAAACTGCCCACGCATAGCATAGCCGCATTTAGAACAAGTCAGTCGGCTTTTCATGAGATATTCTTTAACAGCATGTCCACCCCGCTGAACATGCAACTCCTCTTTGCGTTTAGTTGCCCTTGCAAATGTATCTGGGTCGATTATTTGTGGAACATCCACAGGTATCCATTCGTCACGTGACCGAGGAACCTGCTTTCCGAAGCCACACTTAGTCCTTGGCTTTCTCTTTTTACCATCGTCAATCATCTTTGTTTTACCGAAATACCAGGTACCTGTGTAGGTCTCGTTTGTGAGGACATGTATAACCATAGCCCTTTGCCAAACCCCTCTACCGTGTTTCTTTGCGACATGCTCTTCCCTGTCGCCTCTAGTGGGAACTCTCATTCGGGTAAGCTTCTTGGCAATACCATTAGCGGAAAGCCGAACTCCCCTTTCGTCTCCGTTTATATACCAGTCAAAGATCATCCGCACAACCGCGGCTTCGTCCTCGTCAATTTCAAACCACGCTTTGTGTGGTTCTGACAGGACCCTGTACCCATAAGGAGGACGCGAGCCAGCTACGACGAAGCCGCTTTTGGCTTTGCCTCGCTTACCCCTCTTACTGCGCTCCATGATTTTGGCTTTTTCGTATTCGGCAATTACACCTCTAATTTGTTTTTGAAGCCGACCTTCGTCATTATCCTCATATTGTGCCATCACAAATTCAATGGCAACCCCTGCCCTATTAAATTCTTCCTCGATCAGAACTTGATATGCGCTCTTCCTGGCAAGGCGATCAATATCGTACACAATAACCACATCTAGAGGATTACGCGCCATATAGTCGCGTAAATTATTTAATGCAGGACGATCTATTGCGGCTCCCGTGTAGTCATCTGTGAATACTTCGACGACCGTGTATCCGCGTTCTAAAGCGTAAGTATGGCAAGCATCTATTTGGGTTTGTAAACTGTACCCTTTTGATTGCTCGTCGGTGCTTACACGTGAGTATATGGCTGCTAATTTCATTTTGCCTCTTGGGCGGGAACTGCGCCGGGAGCAGTTCGCATCGTTAATTTGGCAACTTCTTCGCTATGCGAGTGTCCAAGAAGTTGTTAACGTCGTTGATCAATTCACCGCCCAGAAGCACATAGCGTTCTTGGGGGGATAATTGAAGCCTGGTGGCAATGTCGTTCAAAAGCAAGCCCACAGGAATCTCGACATCGAGGAGCGTAGCTCCTTGTGCCATCACTTGCCATTCTTCACGAAGCTCGGCAAGCGCGAGTATCAAACGAGTTCTTTCGCTTGGTTGGTAGTCCATCAGACCATCTAACGGGGGTTGCAGGGTCATTCTTAGCTCCTTTGGAGCATTTTGCTCTCCCCCGGCAAGAAAGCAAAACGCCCCGGTGAATCCCACCAGGGCGGCTATAATTACATATAGCCCATCCGCCGCGTCATCGGTGGGTTGGGTCAGGGCGTGTCAAGTGTTGCTGCACTTCTCACGCCCGTCTCAAGGGAAAATAGGTTGTAACCTACAAACTAATTATACTCCCTTTTTCGATTTTGGGGAGTATCTTTTGTCGGTTTTGGATTTGGCATTCTTGATGTAGTCCAGGAGGGATATGCGTTTGACTTGCCAAACTATGCTGAATTTTCTCGCTTCTATTTCCCCGTCCCGGATCAAGCGCCTAATGTATTCGGGATGATAACCACTTAGTTCAGCGGCTTCACTAACACTCAACCAGTCACCATTCGTTGCCATAGATCATTCTCTATAGCAAATTATACTCTGCCCTGTGTTGGGTTATTCGTTTTTAAAGGTTCGAGGACTTCTTCGACTGAATCAATTTCCGCAGAGGTGATTTCTTTTTCTTCCGCCAGCTTGATTAAAAGGCTGTACACCTTCGCCAGCGCCTTGCGCTTTTCGGCTTCTAGATCAAGAGGAGGAAGATTAACTTGGACCATTTTCTTGTCTTAGCGGTGATTGACTACTGAGCCAAGTATGACCTTTGCAGTTGGTTGCGATCACCTGTCTGTCCCCTATCCTAAGATATGCAGGTTGGAATGTAATTGGGTAAATTAGCCTTAAGTTCACCCCCTAAAGAATTTGCATTAGAACGCAAGGTGTCTGGTGAGGCGGAGCACGGTCCCTAAAATAAGCTCAGGCGGAATAGCCCGCATGGGTACGTTTTCTTTTTCCGCTTCTTGTGTAAAGAAATCCTCAGTTTCTTTTCCAAACGCCAAAGGAAGCCAATTCAACCGTTGCCCAAGTGAGGCATCAATGAGTTTTTCCGGAATCGGGTACGGGTTGGATACTTCCAGGCTTTCCAAGTCCCTATCAGCAGTTAGGCTACTGATACGGCAAAGCAAAAATCGCTTGCCGCTCTTTCCAAAAGGTAAGATGGCAATATCGCCTGGCTGAGGGCGTTTGCCGCGGTCACAGATCAATAAGTCCCCTGCTACTATGGATGCCTCAGGAATATTTTCAGATACAACCAATGCAAACACATCTTCCGGGTTTGCGCCCAGCAAAACACTGGAAAAATGCCCGTGTTTTTCGGGAAATTCCAGCAATTCCCCGTAACGATTGACTTTTCCCGCGATTACCACTTCAACAATGGCTTCCGCAGTGCCACCGCGTTCAAGAAGCCGTATAAAGAAGCCTGAGACGCTATCGCGGGCGAAATAGATGTAACCCTTGTTGTGGAGCGCTTCCAAGGTTTTATGAGCCGTAGGCGGCTTTACAGCGAAATGATCTGCCACCTCATCCAAACGCGGAGAGGCTTCGTTAACCCGAATGTATTCTCGCAGAAAATCCAGGTATTCACGTTGGCGGGGAGTTAAGGCGTGGGGCATATCGTTATAGGTTGATTTGACAATCTATTCGAGATTTGATGTGATAGCCATAAATGGGGACATCATGCAACGTTTAGGAGAAATCGCCGCATTCAAAGATCGGAACCTTCGCTTGAGAGGTGCAGATATTGCTACCCAGCGCGGTTGGACCGGCGTTCCAAATTTCATCCTCGAGAGTGAAAAGATTTCCATTGGTGCCAAACTCACCTACGCCATGCTACTCAAATACGCCCGTGAACTCGACGAATGCTTTCCCGGCCAGGACCGCCTTGCCGCTGACATGGGCACTTCCCGGCAGAGTGTCAACACCTACATCAAGGAGTTGAGCGACGTAGGGCTGATCACCGTTCAACGCCGCGGGCAAGGTCGACCCAACCTCTACACCATTCACATCAAAGCTTCCTTCTGGAAAAGATCTCGCTGAACGCCTGGCTGATGTCAAAATTTTTTACATCTTGATGTCAAATCTTTACACTTCTTGAAGTCCAAATATTTGACACTAATACTATGCAGTGATTATCAATCAGGAAACTAAGATACAGTTTAAGTATAAATCCTTTTTGGAGGGGACATCTGTCGGCTTTCGCCGCTGTATCAATCCAATTGGGATGGATTGTATAAATGAACAACCATTTTACTCAGAACATAAAGACCCAAGGCAGACCCCCGTGCATACCCCCGTGTAGCCCACACGGGGTTTTTCCTCAATCCTTCGGGCATCGAGCCGCTCGGATTGAGCCAGGAGATTTGCCCCTCCTCGTGGAGGCCGTGTCCAACAGACTGATTTTCCTCTGGCACTACGCAGGCTGGTGCCGCCGGAAAACAGACTGTTTGGCCAGACCCCCACTCGTCGGGTCAACGTGTCGGGGTCGCCGCGTTGCGGTCGTACCCCGACTGCCAACGCTGCACCCCGGCTCTCCCTCTGGTCGGCCGGGGTGCCCTCGTTGTGTGATCTCGCTTCGCTCGTCCACACCTCGGTGCCACGCTCGGCAAGAGACTCACTTCGTGAGACTCTTGCGCTCGCTAGCGCGTTGGCAGTCGGCGTCCTCGACGCCGACACGTGCGGCCGCCGGATTCTCCTGGACCTCTCCGGCGGCCTCGGAAGCGGTTGCGCCTGCGGCGCTTTATCTTTCATCTTGCACCTCAGTTTTGGTCTTGGCTTATTTGCCGCTAACTCAGCCGGAGACTTTTTCTCCCCTCCATGTTAAGTTGAGCGTGGAGGTGCAAGATGAAAAAAGAATTCGAACGAAGCCCCGAAATTCATGTCCTGGCTGGGATGTTATCCGGCACATTCATTCGGCGCAAAGATTTGTATGCGCGCCAACTGGAGGATGGACGCTATTGTTGCGTCCGCAAACCGCTTGAGGAGAAACATATCATTGCTCATTTAAACGGCGATTTGACCCTGGGTACGTACGTGCTTGGAGAAGACAACAAGGCGCGGTTTGCCGTCATCGATGCCGATGACGACCTCCAGTTGGCGCGCCTGGCGAATATATCAATGAGCCTGGAAAAAGTTGGGACGCCCTCCTACCTCGAGGCGAGTCGAAGAGGTGGGCACTTGTGGATTTTCTTTCACCAGACTATCTCCGGTCAAGTGGCGCGGGCATTTGGGAAGAAGATTCTCGCCTCGAATGGTTTGGATAAAATTGAATTATTTCCAAAGCAGGACAAGCTTTGGGAGGGTCCAGGCTCATTGATCCGCTTGCCTTTTGGCATTCACCGAAAAGACGGTCAACGATATGGGTTCGTGAC
This portion of the Anaerolineales bacterium genome encodes:
- a CDS encoding helix-turn-helix domain-containing protein, translating into MATNGDWLSVSEAAELSGYHPEYIRRLIRDGEIEARKFSIVWQVKRISLLDYIKNAKSKTDKRYSPKSKKGV
- the mvaD gene encoding diphosphomevalonate decarboxylase, translated to MNLDGLFSRTTVSFQPSLPFDELIINGREVVGKGLERVSYILDLVREKAGIKMNAEVMSENNFPSGAGIASSAAAFAALALAGSKAAGLDLSERELSVLARRGSGSASRSIPGGFVEWQMGEGDENSFAYSIAPPDHWNLVDCVAIVSSVHKKTGSTEGHAIAGTSPLQNARVADAPRRLEICRNAILKSDFEAFANIIEHDSDMMHSVMMTSNPPLMYWQSATVEIFHQVREWRAGGLPVGYTVDAGANVHVLCLGEYKTEVEKRLREIPGVKDVLVAGVGGAAKIV
- a CDS encoding site-2 protease family protein codes for the protein MEFGILTLVIFFLALGGMIFVHELGHFIAARWAKIEVEEFGFGLPSYKLATLFRWQGTEFTVHALPLGGFVRPKGENDPNVPGGYGAASPWKRLMVLIAGPLMNLITAVIVFTILIASEGIPMPGSVKIDTVAENSPAQQADIQPGDILVSINGVDVTDIQPAIEIIRENLDQPVELVINRGGELITMTATPLSSRTAQEGALGIGLTYPTRPATLIESLAGGATITGLQAATIIYLPIALIQGVIAPDQARLIGFKGIYDLFNYSVQEDVTSRQEVAVQPTGGGSAPKPTNFTLNLVGLLSVSLGVFNLFPIPALDGGRILFTLPEILFKKRIPTEWENMVNGIAMLLLIGLMLFVNIMDFVNPAQLIP
- a CDS encoding helix-turn-helix domain-containing protein — translated: MQRLGEIAAFKDRNLRLRGADIATQRGWTGVPNFILESEKISIGAKLTYAMLLKYARELDECFPGQDRLAADMGTSRQSVNTYIKELSDVGLITVQRRGQGRPNLYTIHIKASFWKRSR
- a CDS encoding recombinase family protein, producing MKLAAIYSRVSTDEQSKGYSLQTQIDACHTYALERGYTVVEVFTDDYTGAAIDRPALNNLRDYMARNPLDVVIVYDIDRLARKSAYQVLIEEEFNRAGVAIEFVMAQYEDNDEGRLQKQIRGVIAEYEKAKIMERSKRGKRGKAKSGFVVAGSRPPYGYRVLSEPHKAWFEIDEDEAAVVRMIFDWYINGDERGVRLSANGIAKKLTRMRVPTRGDREEHVAKKHGRGVWQRAMVIHVLTNETYTGTWYFGKTKMIDDGKKRKPRTKCGFGKQVPRSRDEWIPVDVPQIIDPDTFARATKRKEELHVQRGGHAVKEYLMKSRLTCSKCGYAMRGQFVRQKHQYYLCNGRRQVVSLCDMPSIRGDWVDAVVWEWAKMIIESPENLRVGLDDVQKELEQENQSLFNRLGILEEQMSQYQSQLDKLLDLYLDGNFPKEVLTERKSRLEELLFNLGKEKNDLMSHVRHVTMTDDQLNYIEAFCAKIRKGLDRVDFNTKRQIIELLDIRGKVAFENGQKVLYLKCLIDPIDSEEQQQRLPMQISPSLNTGEIVTTNSVFPSTDPFP